Proteins encoded together in one Rossellomorea sp. y25 window:
- a CDS encoding bifunctional glycosyltransferase family 2/GtrA family protein, with the protein MKSIHDIAIIIPAYNPDEKLTTLVNEIISAQFSRVIIVNDGSKKECSGIFEGLEETKECVVLHHSVNQGKGRALKTAFTYFNENYNDSMGLITIDSDGQHTLEDMKKVAAKLLESPTSLVLGSRNFSEENIPFRSRFGNNLTKVVVKFASGINVSDTQTGLRAVPAMFVDDLLEVKGDRYEYEMNMLLECKKKNIKIEEVKIKTIYIEENKSSHFNPIKDSIKIYSVFLRFIASSFASFGIDIVLFMIFSLMLKEVLPDSFIIVSTVLSRVLSSFINFMINRNVVFKSSSSNTMVKYYALSIVQMGVSALGVHYIYSAVSSGEVVIKIIVDSLLFLVSFVIQREWVFKNEVGRRELLNNE; encoded by the coding sequence ATGAAATCCATACATGATATTGCCATCATCATTCCTGCCTATAACCCAGATGAAAAGTTGACAACTTTAGTGAATGAAATCATTTCAGCTCAATTTTCACGAGTTATTATTGTAAATGATGGAAGTAAAAAAGAGTGTTCCGGTATATTTGAAGGTTTAGAAGAAACAAAGGAATGTGTGGTGCTGCACCATAGTGTGAATCAAGGGAAAGGTCGGGCACTGAAAACGGCTTTTACATATTTTAATGAGAATTATAACGACTCAATGGGCCTCATTACGATTGATTCCGATGGTCAACATACATTGGAAGATATGAAAAAAGTAGCAGCTAAGTTATTGGAAAGTCCGACTAGTCTAGTACTGGGCTCAAGGAATTTTTCAGAAGAAAATATTCCGTTTAGAAGCAGATTCGGGAATAACCTTACAAAGGTAGTTGTGAAATTTGCCAGCGGTATCAACGTATCGGATACACAAACTGGATTGCGGGCAGTTCCTGCAATGTTTGTAGATGATTTGCTAGAGGTGAAGGGTGATCGTTATGAATACGAGATGAACATGTTGCTGGAATGTAAGAAAAAGAATATTAAAATAGAAGAAGTTAAGATCAAAACCATTTATATAGAAGAAAATAAATCATCTCACTTCAATCCCATTAAAGATTCTATCAAAATCTATTCGGTGTTCCTCAGGTTTATTGCATCCTCTTTTGCATCATTTGGGATAGACATCGTTTTATTCATGATTTTCTCATTGATGTTAAAAGAAGTGTTACCCGATTCATTTATCATCGTCTCGACAGTGCTTTCAAGGGTTTTATCTTCGTTCATTAATTTTATGATTAATAGAAACGTAGTATTTAAGTCCAGTTCATCGAATACGATGGTAAAATATTATGCCCTGAGCATCGTGCAGATGGGGGTTTCAGCGTTGGGGGTACACTATATTTATTCGGCTGTAAGTTCTGGAGAGGTAGTCATTAAGATAATCGTAGATTCTTTGTTGTTCCTGGTGAGTTTTGTGATTCAAAGAGAATGGGTTTTTAAAAATGAAGTTGGTCGTCGCGAGTTGTTGAATAATGAGTAA